The nucleotide sequence GAGCGCAGCAAGACCAGGTGTTGTTTCAGCACCAGCTAAGCCCAAACCGAGCAGATGCTGCTGCCTCATCCTTTTTCTGCCCTGCCACTGGGGCCCTGTTCCAGAGCCTCTGAGGAGCCTGGCTTCCTCCTCACAAGTAGGGCTCAGGGACACATGGTCTTATGCTGCCAGGTGGACATTGCATGAGATCTGTcacttatttttgtttttcaaaaatatttaCAGTGTgtatcacatgcacacacacaacaatgtgtgtgtgtgttgtaagcTACCCTGATATGATgtaaatgtgggatataaatatttatattcttcACAAACAAATGGCAGGGAGAGTAATTCTGCTGTCTCTCTGTACTGGGGATGATTGACTGGTCATACTAGATGCAGATATAAGAAAAATCACCTGCCTCCAATGGAAGCTGTTTGGAAGGAGACAAGACCAGAGAATCATACAGAGATACGGCATCTCCTTTGGAGGTATATACTTTGGACGCAGAAAAGCCTTTCAGTGATTGAATTCCCTTATTTCTGGTGACATACTAGCAGTTCTCTAATGGCGTCTCTGTATTCCCCAGCTCACAGTTTGAGCACAATGGTGTTACAAGTTGTTgtccattttcagtgtgcccttgtTCTCCTGCAGTGACTGCACATGGCTTTCTGCAGTGCTTCACCTTGCCAGGGAAAGGCAGTTAATCCCTTCCCCCAACATTGATGACCTCTTACCAAGCCCCCATTCCATCCTCTGAATCGGTGACCACGATCTTAGCACAAGCCACGTCTGTAGCGATGTTGTCTGTCAGCAGCTCTGCAAGGAAAACCAATAGAGGACAAACATGAAGGGTCCCTATTGGAATGCTACAGGACTGGAGCTGCTTCAGGGTGACAAAGGGGATGTAAAGAGGGCCAAACAATATCACCCGACCCACCCATGGTTGCCACTCTTTTTTTCTCACCTGGCATGGCTCCTGTGATGGTAAaagctgcatggcaggcagaaatacAACAGGTGTGGCTTCCTCCAGCATGGAAAAGCAGTGATGATGGGATGATGGCATTTCTGTTCTACATGGAGTTCATACCCGCAACCTCATTTTGGTACCCTGGCAACAGACAGTGTTGCTTGCACCAAATCCTGAATGAGGTTGCTCTTTTGTGCTCCATTCCTGATCTGGTCGAGAGGAAAGGTAAGCTTCTTTTGAAAGAGGGGATCACTTTCCCCATGATGTCTCGTGAAGTGTCTCTAGCAAGCTGCATGAGGAACCAGAGTTCCGCTGGCTGGGAGGTCTTCACGCTCCTGCTCATCATGGATATCTGAGGACTGGGGTCTGAGGAGACTGGGGTCCTCCCAGCCAGCCACCAGATCCAGTTATGAGTAAGCAAGTCAAGGTATGCTGCTTACCCAGAATGACCCTCCTTTTGTTTTAGCTTTGGGAATGTGACCTCCACACCTGCAAAGAGCAACTGCAGAGTGTTCTTCCAGGATGAAGAAGGACAACCTGGCctttcttcctcccagaagcaacgGATGTGGTGGTGTGCACCACAGTTgagatcaggggtggctaacctatgggccttcagatgctgttggactcccagctcccatcagccccagctaccacAGCCAATGCCcagcagggatgatgagagttgtagtctagcaacatctggtgggccacaagttccccatctttgaattagcctttcccaaccagtgtgcctccagatgttgttggaccacaactcccatcagcctcagccagcattgccaatggtcaggaaagatgggaattgtggtccaacaacatctggaggcacactggttgggaaatagATAAATctctaaatagataaataaattgcTGAATTAGATAAACAAATTTCTCTGGCGGAAGCCAGATCTCACCAGAGCATTGAATTCCACAGATGTTAGAACTTTGCTCGTTGCCATACTGGCACCAGTAGCGGCTGTTGATCTGGAAGATCCCAAAGTCAGTGCTGCCATCGTAGTCGTTGTAATGTGTGGCAGCGGTGTTGTAGCTGCTCTCATGAAATGCCATGCAGACCCCTGAAAGAGGAAACAGGATCAGACTGTTGCTGAGCACAGACATGCTGGAGCAGGGGTCCCATTCCTGCCACTGCATCTCCCCCCCTCCCGGGTTTCAAACTCCTGCCCTATTGGGAGCTGTCTGGTGATTCAGAGATCAGGGTGTTGAGGGCAGCCAGGGAGCTGTCCAGCAAGGAGGCCCAAAGAGCACAGCAAGACCAGGTGTTGCTTCAGCACCAGCTAAGCCCAGACCAAGCAGATTTACAGCTAGTGCTGTTGCCTCATCCTTTTCCTGCCCTGTCAGTGGGGTCCTATTCCAGAGCCTCTGAGGAGCCCGGCTTCCTCCTCACAAGTAGGGCTCAGGGACACTTGATCTCATGCTACCAGATGGTCACTGCATGTCCGGTTCTGGGCTTCCACTTGAAAGCACCGCTGCCACCTCTGCTGCTGAGGTCCTGGGTGTGGCGTTGGTAGGTTTGGAGCAGGtgggtgtgtatgtgagagaccAGTCAGGGTGCACTGGTTTCTGTAAAGCTGCAGCCACCTTGAGAGATATCTCCGGAGAGTAAATGGAATAGCTAAATGCAAAGGAAGACAGAACTCCTCCACCTTTTAATTGTTCTGTAAAAGAGGGGGTTTCAGGAACTGCCATGTGAACTAACTCCTGTTGAAACGCCCTCTTCTGCACCTCTTCATCTCCTCTTTTTGCATCTGGGCACTCGATTTTGAACCCTGTAAGCCCTTGTAGGGCCAGCAATagattcttcttcttcctctgagGTCTTGTCCAGTTTTAGGCCACTCCCCCCAGGAGGGTTCTGGGAGCTGCCAGAGGAGCAGGGTGGAGGCCCTGatccagaggtggggaatcttttcttGGCTTTGTGGGCCAGGTCCCCCACAGACCAACTTTGACAGAAGAGCAGAACAACCCACCGGTTGGTCAtatgatgtcattatgatgtcagatgactggCAGGAGGGTTGTCCTACTCACCTGTGAAAATCTTttgtgcagtggttcccaagtgCCCGAAGGCAAGCTGGGAAGCACTGAGCATtaggctggcaaaatgctttgTGTTGCACTTCCCACCAAACAATCAGCTGGCTGCTAGGTGCTTGGGAACCCCTCCTTAAAGCACTTTTCAAGCCCTGCACAACTGATCCAGCCGGCTTTAGCTCTTCCACCCaccagctgatgggcagtagaATCACAGTCTGCTTTCCCTTGCAAAGGCACTATTGGGAGTGCACTCTAAGGCTTCTGACTATGCCCTGGCAGCCACGTCTCTACCTGctctacacctgatgtcacatatggccAAGTCTGGCCcatggaccagaggttccccacccctaacctATAGCAGGGCCTGACCAGTGTAGCGTTATTATCATGATTATTACAGTTTTATCCCATCGTTTTTATTCCAGGccgcatacatggttctctccaccCCCATCCATTTTATCTGCATAACAACCCTGGGAAGCAGGacaggctgagagagaatgaccGAGCTAAggccaccctgtgagcttcatagctgagtggggatctgaccCTGGGTCTCTCCAGTCCCCAtcaaactctaaccactaccccacactggctctctttgggGTGTGAAATATGATAGAAGGGATCCAGGACAGAGTACTGGAAAAATACAGAGAAATCAACAAGAACAACGAAGTCGGAATTGAAGTCATGGTGCCAGATTTCATCCATCATCATTGCTGTTGTCAAGGAATTGCCTCTAGCCTCACCACCATCCTCTTCACCCCAGTCTACTCATTCACTCATCGAGGGATGCCTTGTGTCCCAGGGGCTCACCATACTCCCGTAGCCTTACAGCACAACACACAATGCAGCACATTCCAATTTACCTATGAAAATATGGAGGGAGGCTATATTCCCTCCTCCCCTGTGATTACAGTTAGACCCATGGCCAGGCAGACCCCGTAGATCAAATCCCCCAAGAGCAGTGCACAGTCCTGCCCCCTTCCCCGCTCTCAAAAGAAGGCCCTGCCATTTCAGAACGCTTGCCCAGTCCATAACACTCACAGTTGGCCAGGCTGTAGCCAGCGTAGCCGTCTAACCCCAGTTGCTGGAGGTCCTGAGCCAGCTGACAGCGCCTGAGGATTGTGCCTTCTCCTGCGGTGAGGAGACAGGCGAGCAAGAGCAACAGCCAAAGAGCCTTCATCATTGCAGCACAAGGGATGTGAAGATGGGTGGTGAGGGTGTCCCGTCTGCTTTTATACAGGCTCTTTGGCACACCTCTGGAACTCAGCCAAGGTTCACATGACTTTGTGAGATCCTTTAGGAGGCTCGTCCTGCCCTTGCTTACCTACTAGAAGGAGTGTCAACAGAAAgaagggggcggcagaggcagctggtccattagggcgcacggggccctgccccaccaactttcagccttcctgaaacacaaccgcaagctctgtttccctaggttaaagaaaggtcaggctgttctaggtgggaaaacaacaaacacaagagacttgcctggaaggcgcagccccttgctgagattaaaagcagccaaaagcttaaacagccccgcccctcactcaggaaggaagcctgagagaatactaaagagttaagccccagctgatagccatcagcctcaaggaacacatcattggctggcagcagtagctgggaggaaccagccacacatatgaagtcagagcaccctagcaagcgagcctgctccacgagctagagggagccccagctgatgaagcatcaaggcgagttaagcagcagagcgagttcggcagcagggcgagttcggcagcagggcggggaggccagggccccccactctgcccgtctgttccctgacctcaactaaaccgcagtctccaacccattgacgtaataaaccttaaacaaaactatgcaggtaagaagccagcaggggtgtgggggctttccagtgttttgcaccgcctgcagcatgtacgactatctgcctgttggacagaagtcgtgggtatgctctcggtgcaatgagctcctggctctccgggaacgacttcatttccttgaggccaaggtggcggacctggaaaagctgagagaggcagagaggtgtgtggaggaggccttcagggacgttatagctgtgtcccactccaacgatgatagctctcctgctatcatggacaacaatggtctcggggaaggagagcatccagctgaggaagagggaaacgatcccttagaagggacccattccttgggggatgagcagctatcctcttgtgccgaggatatatctccagggggtggagggatccttgtagtgggtgattcaatcattaggaacatagacagtggggtgtgtgatgggcgtgtagaccgcaaggtgttttgcctgcctggtgcgaaggttgcggatatcgcccgtcgtttagatagtttggtagacagtgccgggaaggagtcagtggtcgtggtgcatgttggcaccaacgacatggggaaatgcagctgtgaggtcctggaagcaaaatttaggttgctaggtaggatgctgaaagccaggacctccaaggtggctttctctgaaatgctaccggttccacgcgcaggaccagccagacaggcccagcttcgcagtctcaatgcgtggatgagacgatggtgtcgggtggaagggtttggatttgttaggcactggggaacattttgggacaagccgggcctgtacaaaagggacgggctccacttgaaccagaatggaaccagactgctggcacttaaaattaaaaaggtggcagagcagcttttaaactgactgaggggggaaacccgacaggagctgagaaaggtccggttcggaataaacctcccccctgggataaaaaccaaagaaatgatgaaattttaaaaggggtaggcctagaagtaggcatggtGAGAGCAGGgtcacaggatataaattcagaagagcaaaattaccacaggcctaaccacaagtgccaaagacacttgaacagagacactgcttacaagtgcctgtacgctaatgctaggagcctgcgaaccaagatgggagaactggagtgcttggtcttagagaagagcattgatatagtgagcataaccgagacctggtggaatggagaaaaccagtgggatacggttatccctggatataaactatatcggaaggacagggaaggacgtattggtggcggagtcgctctatatgtgaaagaaggcattgaatccagcaagctcgaaaccccaaaagaggcggactcctccacagaatcgctgtgggtggtgataccatgccccaggagggacttaatactgggaacgatctatcgtcccccagatcaaaatgctcagggagaccttgagatgagatatgaaattgaggaagcatccaaactaggaaatgtggtagtaatgggtgacttcaactacccggacatagactggctgcatatgtgttccagtgatgacaaagaagcaaagtttctagatattctaaatgactattccctagaccagttggtcatggaactgaccagagggacggcaaccctagacttaatcctcagtggggaccgggacctggtgcaagatgtaagtgttgttgaaccgattgggagcagtgaccacagtgctattaaattaaacatacatgtaaatggccaattgccaagaaaatccaacacggtcacatttgacttcaaaagaggaaacgtcacaaaaatgaggggattggtaaaaagaaagctgaaaaacaaagtccagagggtcacatcactcgaaaatgcttggaagttgtttaaaaacactatattagaagctcaactggagtgcataccgcagatcagaaaaggtaccgccagggccaagaagatgccagcatggttaacgagcaaagtcaaggaagctcttagaggcaaaaagtcttccttcagaaaatggaagtcttgtccgaatgaagaaaataaaaaagaacacaaactctggcaaaagaaatgcaagaagacaataagggatgctaaaaaagaatttgaggagcacattgctaagaacataaaaaccaacaacaaaaaattctataaatacattcaaagcaggagaccatctagggagacaattggacccttggatgataagggagtcaaaggtgtactaaagaacgataaggagattgcagagaagctaaatgaattctttgcatctgtcttcacagtggaagatatagggcagatccctgaacctgaactaacatttgcaggaagggattctgaggaactgagacaaatagtggtaacgagagaggaagttctaagcttaatggacaatatagaaactgacaaatcaccgggcccggatggcatccacctgagagttctcaaagaactcaaatgtgaaattgctgatctgctaactaaaatatgtaacttgtcccttgggtcctcctccgtgcctgaggactggaaagtggcaaatgtaacaccaatcttcaaaaagggatccagaggggatcccggaaattacaggccagttagcttaacttctgtccctggaaaactggtagaaagtatgattaaagctagattaactaagcacatagaagaacaagccttgctgaagcagagccagcatggcttctgcaagggaaagtcctgtctcagtaacctattagaattctttgagagtgtcaacaagcatatagatagaggtgatccagtggacatagtgtgcttagactttcaaaaagcgtttgacaa is from Rhineura floridana isolate rRhiFlo1 chromosome 3, rRhiFlo1.hap2, whole genome shotgun sequence and encodes:
- the LOC133382024 gene encoding lysozyme C-like → MMKALWLLLLLACLLTAGEGTILRRCQLAQDLQQLGLDGYAGYSLANWVCMAFHESSYNTAATHYNDYDGSTDFGIFQINSRYWCQYGNEQSSNICGIQCSELLTDNIATDVACAKIVVTDSEDGMGAWVAWRAYCQGQNLSQYVEGCNV